In a single window of the Arachis hypogaea cultivar Tifrunner chromosome 6, arahy.Tifrunner.gnm2.J5K5, whole genome shotgun sequence genome:
- the LOC112696590 gene encoding aminoaldehyde dehydrogenase ALDH10A8, chloroplastic isoform X2: MDDVAGCFEFYADLAEKLDGKQKAPVSLPMETFKSYVLKETIDVVGLITPWNYPLLMAAWKVAPALAAGCATILKPFELASVTCLELADICKEVGLPPGVLNILFMYNRLEINLVTEEQ; encoded by the exons ATG GATGATGTTGCTGGTTGCTTCGAGTTTTACGCTGACCTTGCCGAGAAACTCGACGGTAAGCAGAAGGCACCCGTTTCTCTTCCCATGGAAACTTTCAAGAGTTATGTCCTCAAAGAAACCATTGATGTTGTTGGATTAATCACCCCatg GAATTATCCTCTGTTAATGGCTGCATGGAAGGTTGCCCCTGCTCTGGCAGCTGGTTGTGCTACGATATTGAAGCCTTTCGAATTGGCATCTGT GACATGTTTGGAGTTGGCTGACATATGCAAAGAAGTGGGCCTTCCTCCGGGTGTATTGAATATTCTCTTTATGTATAATAGATTAGAAATAAATCTAGTAACTGAAGAACAATGA
- the LOC112696590 gene encoding kinesin-like protein KIN-4A isoform X1, whose amino-acid sequence MKHIGIDTEALKEHFGKKVMELEEEKKIVQQESDPLLHEVKNLSVNIDGLAQKSQDVRGQKMKALEAQILDLKKKQENQVQLLKQKEKSKETAKKLQAEIQYIKAQKELVFNFSSYLIIEIFTLYLILDL is encoded by the exons ATGAAGCACATTGGAATTGATACTGAAGCACTCAAAGAGCACTTTGGAAAGAAAGTTATGGAGCttgaggaggaaaaaaaaatAGTGCAG CAAGAGAGTGACCCTTTGTTGCATGAGGTAAAGAATCTTTCAGTTAATATTGATGGACTAGCACAGAAATCTCAAGATGTTCGTGGCCAAAAAATGAAAGCACTGGAAGCACAG ATTTTAGACCTCAAGAAGAAACAAGAAAACCAGGTGCAGCTACTAAAGCAAAAGGAGAAGAGCAAAGAAACTGCAAAAAAATTGCAAGCTGAAATACAGTACATCAAGGCTCAAAAGGAACTTGTGTTTAATTTTTCGAGCTActtaattattgaaatttttaCTTTGTATCTGATATTGGATTTATGA
- the LOC112696590 gene encoding kinesin-like protein KIN-4A isoform X3 has protein sequence MKHIGIDTEALKEHFGKKVMELEEEKKIVQQESDPLLHEVKNLSVNIDGLAQKSQDVRGQKMKALEAQILDLKKKQENQVQLLKQKEKSKETAKKLQAEIQSNCSIR, from the exons ATGAAGCACATTGGAATTGATACTGAAGCACTCAAAGAGCACTTTGGAAAGAAAGTTATGGAGCttgaggaggaaaaaaaaatAGTGCAG CAAGAGAGTGACCCTTTGTTGCATGAGGTAAAGAATCTTTCAGTTAATATTGATGGACTAGCACAGAAATCTCAAGATGTTCGTGGCCAAAAAATGAAAGCACTGGAAGCACAG ATTTTAGACCTCAAGAAGAAACAAGAAAACCAGGTGCAGCTACTAAAGCAAAAGGAGAAGAGCAAAGAAACTGCAAAAAAATTGCAAGCTGAAATACA GTCCAATTGCAGCATAAGATGA